The Prionailurus viverrinus isolate Anna chromosome B4, UM_Priviv_1.0, whole genome shotgun sequence genome has a window encoding:
- the LOC125171304 gene encoding histone H2A.J, protein MSGRGKQGGKVRAKAKSRSSRAGLQFPVGRVHRLLRKGNYAERVGAGAPVYLAAVLEYLTAEILELAGNAARDNKKTRIIPRHLQLAIRNDEELNKLLGKVTIAQGGVLPNIQAVLLPKKTESQKAKSK, encoded by the coding sequence ATGTCTGGTCGTGGAAAGCAGGGCGGCAAAGTGCGGGCAAAGGCTAAATCTCGGTCCTCCCGCGCGGGCCTCCAGTTCCCGGTCGGTCGAGTACACAGACTGCTGCGCAAAGGTAACTACGCGGAGCGAGTAGGCGCTGGGGCGCCCGTGTACCTGGCGGCGGTGTTGGAGTACTTGACAGCGGAGATCCTGGAGTTGGCTGGCAATGCCGCTCGTGACAACAAGAAGACCAGAATAATCCCTCGCCACCTGCAACTCGCCATCCGCAACGACGAGGAGCTAAACAAGCTGTTGGGGAAAGTCACCATTGCTCAGGGCGGCGTCCTGCCCAACATCCAGGCCGTGCTGCTGCCCAAGAAGACGGAGAGTCAAAAGGCGAAGAGCAAGTGA